The DNA segment ATCCTACTAAATATATAATTTTTGAATAATATACCCGGTAACATATGAAGAAGAGGATAGCGGTGTTGGGTTCTACCGGATCCATCGGAACGCAAACGCTGGATGTGATATCAAAGCATCCGGATAAATTTGAAGTAGAGGTATTAACGGCCAATAATAGAATTGGTAAACTGGTAGAACAGTGTCGTAAATTTGTACCTAATACAGTAGTCATTGGCAATGAGGCAAAATATAAACAGTTGCAGGATGCACTAGAGGATTTGCCCATTAAGGTATATGCTGGTGCCGATGCCATCGCTCAGGTGGTGGAGATGGGCACGGTTGATGTGGTCTTGACAGCTATGGTTGGTTTCTCTGGATTACAGCCTACCATGAACGCCATTAAGGCAGGCAAATGTATTGCATTGGCCAACAAAGAAACACTGGTGGTGGCCGGAGATATCATAACGGAGATGGCGGCCAGTAATAAGGTGCCTATTCTTCCGGTTGATTCTGAACATTCGGCCATATTCCAATGTTTGGTTGGTGAGTTTCAAAATCCAATCGAGAAAATTTATCTCACGGCCTCTGGTGGACCCTTTAGAGGAAAAGACCGGGCCTTTTTGGAAAACGTTACGCCGGAACAGGCCTTGAATCATCCTAATTGGGAGATGGGAAATAAAATCACCATTGACTCAGCAAGTATGATGAATAAAGGACTAGAGGTGATTGAGGCACGTTGGTTGTTTGGGCTGACGCTGGATCAGATTGATGTGATTGTGCATCCTCAGAGTATTGTACATAGTATTGTTCAGTATACCGACGGCTCAATGAAAGCACAAATGGGATTACCCGATATGCGATTGCCTATTCAGTAT comes from the Saccharicrinis fermentans DSM 9555 = JCM 21142 genome and includes:
- a CDS encoding 1-deoxy-D-xylulose-5-phosphate reductoisomerase: MKKRIAVLGSTGSIGTQTLDVISKHPDKFEVEVLTANNRIGKLVEQCRKFVPNTVVIGNEAKYKQLQDALEDLPIKVYAGADAIAQVVEMGTVDVVLTAMVGFSGLQPTMNAIKAGKCIALANKETLVVAGDIITEMAASNKVPILPVDSEHSAIFQCLVGEFQNPIEKIYLTASGGPFRGKDRAFLENVTPEQALNHPNWEMGNKITIDSASMMNKGLEVIEARWLFGLTLDQIDVIVHPQSIVHSIVQYTDGSMKAQMGLPDMRLPIQYALTYPERCKVDFPRFNFLDYPNLSFEKTDLEAFRNLAIAYEALRKGGNMPCIMNAANEIVVEAFLEKKIAFLDMPGIIEETMVKSSFLSKPTMDDYFETDAEARKIAQSFIGF